A genome region from Archaeoglobus fulgidus DSM 4304 includes the following:
- a CDS encoding dihydroorotate dehydrogenase, whose product MNPLETEIGGLRMKNPLMLASGIMGSKVHSLNLIARDAGAVVTKSVGVEEREGYRNPTVVNWKCGLINAVGLASPAAKDFAEELKDYTNEAPLLISLYGHSVEEFSDLVDTFDSALPYLHGYELNLSCPHVKGAGLDIGMDLELSAAIVEELKGKTKNPVFAKLSAMHDYLKLAKVLEDAGVDGITISNTLRGMKIDIMSGKPVLSNLSGGVSGPAIKPIALKCVYDLYKEIEVPIVGCGGITSFEDVLEFIMAGARAVQIGSAVYYSRRIFYSLKESLIAFTRARDCTISDLIGIAHS is encoded by the coding sequence ATGAACCCGCTGGAAACGGAGATTGGCGGTTTAAGAATGAAAAACCCTCTCATGCTTGCAAGCGGGATTATGGGCAGTAAGGTTCACTCCCTCAATCTCATCGCGCGGGATGCGGGAGCGGTTGTTACAAAGTCTGTCGGTGTTGAGGAGAGGGAGGGCTACAGGAATCCGACCGTCGTAAACTGGAAATGCGGGCTGATAAACGCAGTTGGACTAGCTTCTCCTGCGGCCAAAGATTTTGCCGAGGAGCTGAAGGACTACACGAATGAGGCACCTCTCCTCATAAGCCTCTACGGACATTCCGTTGAGGAGTTTTCCGATCTCGTTGACACCTTTGACTCCGCTCTTCCCTATCTCCACGGTTACGAGCTAAACCTCAGCTGCCCTCACGTGAAGGGAGCGGGCCTCGATATAGGAATGGACCTTGAGCTTTCAGCGGCAATAGTTGAGGAGCTGAAAGGAAAGACGAAGAACCCAGTTTTTGCCAAGCTGTCAGCGATGCACGACTACCTGAAGCTCGCAAAGGTCCTTGAGGATGCCGGAGTTGATGGAATAACGATATCAAACACTCTCAGGGGAATGAAGATAGACATAATGTCTGGAAAGCCGGTTTTGAGCAACCTCTCTGGCGGTGTGAGCGGGCCGGCAATCAAGCCCATAGCCCTAAAGTGCGTTTACGACCTCTACAAGGAAATCGAGGTTCCAATAGTGGGCTGTGGGGGGATAACGAGCTTTGAGGACGTTCTTGAGTTTATAATGGCAGGTGCAAGGGCCGTGCAGATAGGCTCGGCGGTTTACTACAGCCGGAGAATTTTCTACAGCCTGAAGGAGAGCCTGATAGCCTTTACGAGGGCAAGAGACTGCACAATCTCCGACCTCATCGGAATCGCCCACAGCTGA
- a CDS encoding secondary thiamine-phosphate synthase enzyme YjbQ, translating into MIKEIEVELDGFGDMADITPEVEKFVKESSVESGAVLVFSVGSTGAVTTIEYEPGLKKDLPRIMEKIAPYGDSYEHHKTWGDDNGSGHVKASIIGPSVLIPFHNSKPILGTWQQVVIINFDTRRRRRRVILQILRSC; encoded by the coding sequence ATGATTAAGGAAATAGAGGTTGAGCTGGACGGTTTCGGGGACATGGCCGACATAACCCCTGAGGTTGAGAAATTCGTCAAGGAGAGCAGCGTGGAGAGTGGCGCGGTTCTCGTCTTCAGCGTTGGAAGCACAGGGGCCGTGACAACCATCGAATACGAGCCGGGCTTGAAAAAAGACCTTCCGAGGATTATGGAGAAGATTGCCCCCTATGGGGACAGCTACGAGCATCACAAGACGTGGGGGGATGACAACGGTTCGGGGCACGTTAAGGCGAGCATAATAGGCCCATCCGTCCTAATTCCCTTCCACAACTCAAAACCGATTCTGGGGACATGGCAGCAGGTTGTGATTATCAACTTCGATACCAGAAGAAGGAGAAGAAGGGTAATCCTGCAGATTCTGCGCTCATGCTGA
- a CDS encoding methyltransferase domain-containing protein — translation MTGKFTKEEVIGVVFSKLRPSPNDVFADIGCGSGAVTEFFAPYVRKAYAIDIEISDEARERLKRFDNVVLLEMDGKEFLKKYSPDVVFIGGTKGVEEMLEICNARRVVVNAARIEVALSAARKMREKGIFREIVLVNAAKSYELAGGLAFRSLNPVFVVFGER, via the coding sequence ATGACGGGGAAGTTCACCAAGGAGGAGGTTATAGGAGTAGTTTTTTCCAAGCTAAGGCCCTCTCCCAATGATGTGTTTGCCGATATAGGATGCGGAAGTGGGGCGGTGACGGAGTTCTTTGCTCCCTACGTCAGGAAAGCTTATGCTATTGATATAGAAATTTCAGATGAGGCCAGAGAGAGGTTGAAGAGGTTTGACAACGTGGTTCTGCTGGAGATGGACGGCAAGGAGTTTCTGAAAAAATACAGTCCTGATGTGGTGTTCATAGGGGGGACAAAGGGCGTTGAGGAGATGCTGGAAATCTGCAACGCCAGAAGGGTTGTGGTTAATGCAGCGAGGATTGAGGTGGCTTTAAGCGCCGCCAGAAAAATGAGGGAAAAGGGCATCTTCAGAGAAATTGTTTTAGTTAATGCGGCGAAAAGCTACGAGCTGGCTGGTGGTTTGGCTTTTCGCTCGCTAAATCCTGTTTTTGTTGTTTTTGGAGAGCGCTAA
- a CDS encoding single-stranded-DNA-specific exonuclease RecJ, protein MNELLKRAAELAGRILKNEEVLVVTHIDADGITAGTIAHTSLLRAGVESGIRFVKQLDESEIEAIKDENTFVWFTDIGSGVLNMLDGIEFAITDHHLPQSHHPMQLNPHDFGYDGAFELSGATTTYLVSKYLRNGRTLFDYENDNSDLLPISIVGAVGDLQDSRWGMLKGLNREIVMEGLRKKQIAVLRDLRFFGKQTRPVAKMLEYNSDPFIPGITANESGVLNLLESLGVDPWVRWIDLEIEKKRRVVSALVSLAMDFGIPYTSILRMVGECYILVNEEEGTEKRDAMEFSTLLNATARYNEAEVGMGVCLGDERAYRRARTLLQNHRKNLSDGIRFVDREGIEELENIQYFHAGSNIPDTIVGIVAGMCFYKGNREKPIIAFAESDKGVKVSARATYRLVERGVHLAKALKRAAEAVGGVGGGHSVAAGATIPEGREDEFLKLLDRIIGEQLRG, encoded by the coding sequence GTGAATGAACTCCTGAAGAGAGCCGCCGAGCTGGCAGGCAGGATTTTGAAGAACGAAGAGGTCTTAGTGGTGACCCACATCGATGCTGATGGCATAACCGCAGGAACCATCGCTCACACCTCTCTGCTGAGGGCCGGTGTTGAGAGCGGGATTAGGTTCGTAAAGCAGCTCGATGAGAGCGAGATTGAGGCGATAAAAGACGAGAACACCTTTGTCTGGTTCACGGACATAGGCAGCGGGGTTCTCAACATGCTTGACGGGATAGAGTTTGCAATTACCGACCACCACCTCCCGCAAAGTCATCATCCAATGCAGCTGAACCCGCACGATTTCGGCTACGATGGTGCTTTTGAGCTCAGCGGTGCGACAACAACCTATCTTGTCTCAAAATACCTGCGAAACGGAAGGACTCTGTTTGACTACGAAAACGACAACTCCGACCTTCTACCAATCTCAATCGTCGGAGCAGTGGGGGATTTGCAGGACTCAAGGTGGGGCATGCTGAAGGGTCTGAACAGGGAGATAGTCATGGAGGGGTTGAGGAAGAAACAGATTGCCGTTTTAAGAGACCTGAGATTCTTCGGCAAGCAGACGAGGCCCGTTGCGAAGATGCTCGAGTACAACTCCGACCCCTTCATTCCCGGAATTACCGCCAACGAGTCGGGGGTTCTTAACCTCCTGGAGAGCCTTGGAGTCGATCCGTGGGTGAGGTGGATAGACCTTGAGATTGAAAAGAAAAGGAGGGTCGTTTCCGCCCTAGTCAGCCTTGCCATGGACTTCGGCATTCCATACACGAGCATTCTGAGGATGGTCGGGGAGTGCTACATCCTCGTGAACGAGGAGGAGGGGACGGAAAAGAGGGATGCGATGGAGTTCTCCACACTCCTTAACGCAACTGCCCGCTACAATGAGGCCGAGGTTGGAATGGGTGTTTGTCTGGGTGATGAGAGGGCGTATAGAAGGGCGAGGACACTCTTGCAGAACCACAGAAAGAACCTTTCGGACGGAATTAGGTTTGTCGACAGGGAGGGAATAGAGGAGCTTGAGAACATCCAGTACTTCCACGCGGGGAGCAACATTCCCGATACTATCGTGGGAATCGTTGCAGGGATGTGCTTCTACAAGGGAAACAGGGAGAAGCCAATAATAGCCTTTGCTGAGAGCGACAAGGGTGTTAAGGTGTCTGCCAGAGCAACCTACAGGCTCGTTGAAAGGGGAGTGCATCTTGCCAAAGCCCTCAAGAGGGCTGCCGAGGCGGTTGGTGGAGTTGGAGGCGGGCACAGCGTTGCAGCGGGAGCAACAATTCCTGAGGGAAGGGAGGACGAGTTTTTGAAGCTCCTCGACAGAATAATAGGGGAGCAGCTGAGGGGGTAA
- the rimI gene encoding ribosomal protein S18-alanine N-acetyltransferase, translating into MQTVIIRDYTHKDFKEVLEIDKEAFSPRNPAYDVYVYITYGTDLLVADIGSKIAGYIVTMDVDEFTGKIIAFAVRKEFRGMGIGKMLLSEAIKRLEGRGKRKITLEVRVSNVQAQKLYKKFGFEIIDVISGYYSDGEDAYLMARTAQVQ; encoded by the coding sequence GTGCAGACGGTGATAATCAGGGACTACACGCACAAGGACTTTAAGGAAGTTCTCGAAATAGATAAGGAAGCCTTCTCTCCGCGCAATCCTGCTTATGACGTTTACGTTTACATAACCTACGGCACCGACCTGCTTGTTGCGGACATAGGGTCGAAAATAGCCGGTTACATCGTTACGATGGATGTTGACGAGTTTACAGGCAAGATAATAGCTTTTGCTGTGAGGAAAGAGTTCAGGGGGATGGGTATAGGAAAGATGCTTCTCTCGGAAGCGATTAAAAGGCTTGAGGGGAGGGGAAAGAGGAAGATAACCCTGGAAGTTAGGGTCTCAAACGTTCAGGCTCAAAAATTGTATAAAAAATTTGGATTCGAAATTATCGATGTTATCAGTGGCTACTACAGTGACGGAGAGGACGCTTATCTCATGGCTCGCACAGCTCAGGTGCAATAG
- the nikR gene encoding nickel-responsive transcriptional regulator NikR, whose translation MEEGITRIGVSLPKNLLDEFDRIISTRGYSSRSEAIRDAIRTYITEYRWLESEKGEIVGVLVVLYDHHVKGVSDLLIDLQHDFHEIITSSTHIHLNEDQCLEMILVKGKMERIKVLVDKISAARGVMNVKLISAVKKV comes from the coding sequence ATGGAAGAGGGCATTACGAGAATCGGTGTGAGCCTGCCGAAAAATCTCTTAGACGAGTTTGATAGGATAATATCCACCAGAGGTTACTCCTCAAGAAGTGAAGCCATCAGAGATGCAATAAGGACGTATATAACCGAGTACAGGTGGCTTGAGAGCGAAAAAGGGGAGATTGTGGGCGTTCTTGTGGTGCTCTACGACCATCACGTAAAGGGCGTTAGCGATTTACTGATCGACTTGCAGCACGATTTTCATGAAATAATCACCTCAAGCACGCACATACACCTCAACGAGGACCAGTGTCTTGAGATGATACTGGTTAAGGGCAAAATGGAGAGAATAAAAGTGCTCGTTGACAAAATCTCAGCCGCAAGAGGCGTTATGAACGTCAAACTGATCTCTGCGGTTAAGAAGGTTTAG
- the priS gene encoding DNA primase catalytic subunit PriS has protein sequence MLTKLFLKKKFEEYYSKNEVELPRKFKNREFAFVPLELLPDFVMHRHISFRSETDFRAYILSNVPAHIYFSSAYYERPAEDKMENKGWLGADLIFDIDADHLPVKAQSFEKALEMAKREIKKLTAVLRADFGIRDMKIYFSGGRGYHVHVHDEEFLSLGSAERREIVDYLRLNSPKIVVEDRFANSNAAKRVLNYLRKKLEEDERLTSKLKIKPADLKKEKLTKKVIRAVEKFDYSALSIYIDAPVTADVKRLIRLPGSLHGKTGLRVTEVEDIESFNPLKDALAFGDEAVVVKVARKLNLSIGDFSGKIYPGRVKLPEYAAVFLICRGDASYDS, from the coding sequence ATGCTGACAAAGCTTTTCCTTAAAAAGAAGTTCGAGGAGTATTACTCGAAAAATGAGGTTGAACTTCCGAGGAAGTTCAAAAACAGAGAGTTCGCCTTCGTCCCGCTGGAATTGCTTCCCGATTTTGTGATGCACCGGCACATATCCTTCAGGTCGGAGACTGACTTCAGAGCCTACATACTGTCCAACGTTCCAGCCCACATCTACTTCTCCTCCGCATACTACGAGAGACCCGCTGAGGACAAAATGGAGAACAAGGGCTGGCTCGGTGCGGACCTAATCTTCGACATTGATGCGGACCACCTGCCGGTAAAAGCGCAATCCTTCGAAAAGGCTCTTGAGATGGCGAAGAGGGAGATTAAAAAGCTTACAGCCGTCCTTCGTGCGGATTTCGGAATAAGAGATATGAAGATTTACTTCTCAGGCGGGAGGGGGTATCACGTTCACGTCCACGACGAGGAGTTCCTCTCTCTGGGAAGCGCGGAGAGGAGGGAGATAGTGGATTACCTCCGCCTCAACTCCCCTAAAATCGTGGTTGAGGACAGGTTTGCCAACTCAAACGCGGCAAAGAGGGTTCTGAATTACCTCAGAAAGAAGCTTGAGGAGGATGAGAGGCTGACCAGCAAGCTCAAAATCAAACCTGCAGACCTGAAAAAGGAGAAGCTAACGAAGAAGGTTATCCGTGCTGTCGAGAAGTTTGACTACTCCGCCCTCAGCATATACATCGATGCTCCAGTCACTGCGGACGTTAAAAGGCTGATAAGGCTTCCGGGAAGCCTTCACGGGAAAACCGGACTGAGGGTGACGGAAGTTGAGGATATTGAGAGCTTCAACCCTCTTAAAGATGCTCTTGCTTTCGGTGATGAAGCGGTCGTGGTAAAGGTAGCGAGAAAGCTGAATTTGAGCATCGGGGACTTCAGCGGGAAGATTTACCCGGGAAGAGTTAAACTGCCCGAGTACGCAGCGGTGTTTCTGATTTGCAGAGGGGATGCAAGCTACGATTCCTAA
- a CDS encoding GTPBP1 family GTP-binding protein has protein sequence MEKILKLLERGEGENVEFKEFLGNFHLKEGRFRQLACQMNHRIIMGKGVALYVVGVSDSGEIKGIDENKFSETIEVLKKLATEIEAEVSSVERHEVNGGYVGLVEIRKTKAKEHILVGTAGHVDHGKSTLVGCLITGKPDDGDGATRVYLDVLKHEIERGLSAEISFAVFGYKDGKVLRMKNPLSKAEKAMVVETADKLVSFVDTVGHEPWLRTTIRGLLGQKVDYGLLVVAANDGVMRTTKEHLGIMLAMDLPVIVAVTKADMVDDARLSEVLQEISATLRRVGRVPTVLKSRHDARKAAEMVKSNKLLVPVVITSAVTLEGYDILEEIFLHLPKRYTADEDFLMYIDKIYSVTGVGTVVSGSVKSGELAEGDEVYIGPFQDGSFRRVRIQSIEMHHYRIDRAKAGDIIGAAVKGVRYDELRRGMVISRKEPRAVWEFDAEIYVFTHPTLISVGYEPVMHVETISETVTFVEMDKEYLKPGDRGIVRMKFKYHPHFVYEGQKFIFREGRSKGMGEIIRVF, from the coding sequence GTGGAAAAAATCCTCAAGCTCCTGGAGAGGGGAGAGGGAGAAAACGTAGAGTTCAAGGAGTTCTTGGGCAACTTTCACCTTAAAGAGGGCAGGTTCAGGCAGCTCGCCTGCCAGATGAACCACAGGATTATAATGGGAAAGGGTGTGGCTCTTTACGTTGTTGGCGTGTCAGACAGCGGTGAGATAAAGGGTATTGATGAAAACAAATTTTCCGAAACCATTGAGGTTTTGAAAAAGCTTGCCACCGAAATTGAGGCTGAGGTAAGCTCCGTTGAGAGGCATGAGGTTAACGGAGGCTACGTGGGGTTGGTGGAGATAAGGAAGACAAAGGCGAAGGAGCACATATTGGTAGGAACAGCGGGACATGTTGACCACGGGAAATCAACGCTCGTCGGCTGCCTCATCACGGGAAAGCCAGACGATGGGGATGGCGCGACGAGAGTTTATTTAGACGTTCTGAAGCACGAAATTGAGAGGGGGCTGAGTGCTGAAATAAGCTTTGCCGTTTTCGGTTACAAAGACGGAAAAGTTCTGAGAATGAAAAATCCGCTGAGCAAGGCAGAGAAAGCAATGGTTGTTGAAACGGCCGACAAGCTGGTGAGCTTCGTTGACACCGTAGGCCACGAGCCGTGGCTCAGGACTACCATAAGAGGTCTGTTGGGGCAGAAGGTCGATTACGGCCTCCTCGTGGTTGCTGCAAACGATGGTGTGATGAGAACGACAAAAGAACACCTCGGAATAATGCTCGCGATGGATTTGCCCGTCATCGTGGCTGTAACCAAGGCGGACATGGTCGACGATGCGAGACTCAGTGAGGTTTTGCAGGAGATATCAGCCACTCTCAGGAGAGTTGGGAGGGTTCCAACCGTCCTGAAGTCAAGGCACGACGCCAGAAAAGCTGCTGAGATGGTAAAAAGCAACAAACTTCTCGTTCCCGTAGTCATAACTTCTGCTGTTACTCTGGAGGGCTACGACATCCTTGAGGAGATTTTCCTGCACCTGCCAAAGCGCTATACTGCTGACGAAGACTTCCTCATGTACATCGACAAGATTTACAGTGTTACTGGAGTGGGGACAGTCGTGAGCGGGAGCGTGAAGAGCGGAGAACTTGCTGAGGGCGATGAGGTTTACATCGGACCCTTTCAGGATGGCAGCTTCAGGAGGGTGAGGATTCAGAGCATAGAGATGCACCACTACAGAATCGACAGAGCAAAGGCGGGAGACATAATTGGTGCTGCAGTCAAAGGAGTAAGGTACGACGAGTTGAGGAGGGGAATGGTCATAAGCAGGAAAGAGCCAAGGGCTGTCTGGGAGTTTGATGCTGAGATTTACGTCTTCACCCACCCAACCCTAATCAGCGTCGGCTACGAGCCGGTTATGCACGTCGAAACCATTTCAGAGACTGTGACGTTTGTTGAGATGGATAAGGAATACCTCAAGCCCGGAGACAGAGGAATAGTGAGAATGAAGTTCAAATATCACCCCCACTTCGTTTACGAAGGCCAGAAGTTCATCTTCAGGGAGGGAAGGAGCAAGGGGATGGGGGAGATAATCAGGGTTTTTTGA
- the thiL gene encoding thiamine-phosphate kinase: MKEFELIKLVERLFGDEDVITPAGKHDAAYVKIGNRLIVLTCDTVNEKSDFPPYMLPEEMGWMAIAVTLSDVAACGARPLYFLSSISLKSIEFFEDILLGIKRCADRFGVKVVGGDIDFSEITTIAGFAIGEARRHITRRGAKVGEGVFITDLPGKAQLCLEMLERGAKREELPYAEKLYTPVPRIEEGMRIARYASAMTDVSDSLAVSLHQISQSSNVKIVLDNIVLSHLSPAENALELFLYGGGDFELVYTAKSSDDGIRIGRVERGKGVFAEIDGKTFEVEFRGYSHF, encoded by the coding sequence ATGAAAGAGTTCGAGCTCATAAAGTTGGTTGAGCGCCTGTTTGGGGATGAAGATGTCATTACTCCCGCAGGAAAGCACGATGCTGCTTACGTCAAAATCGGAAACAGGCTGATCGTCCTCACCTGTGATACCGTCAACGAAAAAAGCGATTTTCCACCTTACATGCTTCCCGAAGAAATGGGGTGGATGGCGATTGCTGTCACCCTCTCGGACGTAGCTGCCTGCGGAGCAAGACCTCTTTACTTCCTCAGCTCAATCTCGCTCAAATCGATCGAGTTCTTCGAGGACATACTGCTCGGAATCAAGAGGTGTGCGGACAGATTCGGAGTGAAGGTTGTCGGGGGGGATATCGATTTCAGCGAGATAACGACGATAGCCGGTTTTGCCATCGGCGAAGCGAGAAGGCACATAACGAGGAGGGGGGCGAAGGTGGGAGAGGGGGTTTTCATAACCGACCTTCCGGGAAAAGCTCAGCTCTGCCTGGAAATGCTCGAAAGAGGGGCGAAGAGGGAGGAGCTGCCTTATGCGGAAAAGCTCTACACTCCCGTGCCGAGGATTGAGGAGGGAATGAGAATTGCCAGATACGCCTCGGCCATGACCGACGTGAGCGACAGCCTTGCCGTCAGCCTCCATCAGATCAGCCAGAGCAGCAACGTGAAGATAGTTCTCGACAACATAGTTTTATCTCATCTCAGCCCAGCGGAGAATGCACTGGAGCTCTTTCTTTACGGTGGAGGTGATTTTGAGCTGGTTTACACCGCAAAAAGCAGCGATGATGGCATCAGAATTGGCAGAGTTGAGCGGGGCAAGGGCGTTTTTGCAGAGATTGACGGGAAGACCTTTGAGGTGGAGTTCAGAGGTTACTCCCACTTTTAG
- a CDS encoding MJ0144 family RNA dihydrouridine synthase-like protein → MIFENRLALSAMAGVNNAEFCRKQKASLVILGGFNADRRALEAAEKAVKRGRKEFLFGIDGIEGEIKKLGRRKFAVNVRSSSLEGYLNVAELVAEFEGIIEINAHCRQPEFVEIGCGEWLLFNHERLVEIVSKTSRIAPTFVKIRGGHKLDYEKIARKLFDAGCLAIHVDAMIPGGGCDFSLIERISRIGNVIGNNSFVDIESGERIIMAGAKMASAARAVLRDENFFEKMLRSPLLSQPVELSCGRFR, encoded by the coding sequence ATGATATTTGAGAACCGCCTCGCTCTCTCTGCGATGGCCGGAGTGAACAATGCGGAGTTTTGCAGAAAGCAGAAAGCGTCGCTTGTAATCCTAGGAGGGTTCAATGCTGACAGAAGGGCCCTTGAAGCGGCGGAAAAAGCCGTTAAGAGGGGTAGAAAGGAGTTTCTGTTCGGGATTGACGGAATTGAAGGCGAGATAAAAAAGCTTGGGAGGAGGAAGTTTGCGGTAAACGTAAGGTCTTCATCCCTTGAAGGCTACCTGAACGTTGCTGAACTGGTAGCGGAGTTTGAAGGCATAATTGAAATAAATGCTCACTGCAGGCAGCCGGAGTTCGTTGAGATAGGCTGCGGGGAGTGGCTGCTCTTCAACCACGAGAGGCTGGTGGAAATCGTCAGCAAAACCTCAAGAATAGCACCCACATTCGTGAAAATAAGGGGAGGTCACAAATTGGATTACGAGAAGATCGCTCGAAAGCTCTTCGATGCCGGCTGTCTGGCAATTCATGTCGATGCCATGATTCCGGGTGGTGGATGCGATTTTTCCCTGATTGAGAGAATTTCAAGAATTGGGAATGTGATAGGAAACAACTCCTTCGTTGACATCGAGAGCGGGGAGAGAATCATAATGGCAGGGGCGAAGATGGCTTCGGCAGCCAGGGCTGTTTTGAGGGACGAAAACTTCTTCGAAAAAATGCTGAGAAGTCCCCTCCTTTCCCAGCCCGTTGAGCTCAGCTGTGGGCGATTCCGATGA
- a CDS encoding UPF0146 family protein codes for MLQIADYIAENYRGKVVEVGIGRFTAVAELLARRGFEVFATDVVERRAPEGCRFYVDDVTKPNLKIYEGASLIYSLRPPPELFSAIVEVSRKVGADCLIKPLYGDYMEARIVNYKGAQFYLIRRENYD; via the coding sequence ATGCTGCAAATTGCCGACTACATAGCAGAAAACTACAGAGGTAAGGTCGTGGAGGTGGGAATAGGGAGATTTACTGCGGTAGCCGAGCTTCTGGCGAGGAGGGGCTTTGAGGTTTTCGCAACGGATGTTGTTGAGCGGAGAGCTCCTGAGGGTTGCAGATTTTACGTTGACGACGTGACAAAGCCCAACCTCAAAATATATGAAGGGGCCTCTCTCATCTACTCCCTCCGCCCACCACCGGAGCTTTTTTCCGCAATAGTCGAGGTTTCGCGGAAAGTTGGTGCGGACTGCCTCATCAAGCCCCTCTACGGGGACTACATGGAGGCGAGAATTGTAAACTATAAAGGTGCGCAGTTTTACCTCATAAGGAGGGAGAATTATGATTAA
- a CDS encoding MoaD/ThiS family protein, translating into MKLKIKFVGFDQKEVEVEVNGQRYSEILESLGINPETVVVVKDNIPVPVDDVAEGGEVKVVRVISGG; encoded by the coding sequence ATGAAGCTGAAGATTAAGTTTGTCGGTTTTGACCAGAAGGAAGTTGAAGTTGAAGTTAACGGGCAGAGGTACTCGGAAATCCTTGAGTCTCTCGGCATCAACCCCGAAACAGTTGTTGTAGTCAAGGACAACATCCCTGTACCGGTGGACGACGTGGCAGAAGGAGGGGAAGTAAAGGTCGTGAGAGTTATTTCGGGTGGCTAG
- a CDS encoding DUF4870 domain-containing protein has product MEVINENIRAAMCYTLGFVTGVLFLLFDRSPFVRFHAVQSTLTFSTITALVILLPVLPGGALLSRVVMAFSIILWAFCIVKASRGEAFKLPIFGDIAEEQLSLNYT; this is encoded by the coding sequence ATGGAGGTAATAAACGAGAACATTAGGGCGGCCATGTGCTACACCCTCGGCTTCGTAACAGGAGTTCTCTTCCTGCTGTTCGACAGAAGCCCCTTCGTGAGGTTCCACGCGGTCCAGTCCACCCTAACATTCTCAACAATAACGGCTCTGGTCATTTTGCTTCCAGTTCTGCCCGGCGGTGCGTTGCTCTCCAGAGTGGTGATGGCCTTCAGCATAATTCTCTGGGCTTTCTGCATCGTCAAGGCAAGCAGAGGAGAGGCATTTAAGCTGCCGATTTTCGGAGACATTGCAGAGGAGCAGTTGAGCCTCAACTATACCTGA
- a CDS encoding UPF0058 family protein: MHKEEIILLHLTLYNIKKLFENAGIANGHFKAYDELGVQPVHIHKSKTEHKKAISLLCKGISEIFRERSPEDLIESENLKFVIESIAPELCEP; encoded by the coding sequence ATGCACAAGGAAGAAATAATATTGCTGCACCTGACCCTCTACAACATTAAAAAGCTTTTCGAAAATGCCGGCATCGCCAACGGCCACTTCAAGGCCTATGATGAGCTGGGCGTTCAGCCCGTGCACATTCACAAAAGCAAAACCGAGCACAAAAAGGCTATTTCCCTGCTTTGTAAGGGGATTTCGGAGATTTTTAGGGAGCGCAGCCCTGAGGACCTGATAGAAAGCGAGAATTTGAAGTTCGTAATCGAATCTATTGCACCTGAGCTGTGCGAGCCATGA
- the nep1 gene encoding 16S rRNA (pseudouridine-N1-)-methyltransferase Nep1, producing MGSAFVFLEASLELIPQKIRGHPAVRADAIRRGKRPEKILLDDSKHHTAMKSLEFREKRGRPDIVHQCLLLLLDSPLRDFEVYVHTLNGEIIWVNRETRLPRNYNRFVGLMEKLFEERRITAGDTTLIEFKDVGLRDIVRGRDVLLFREKGGRFEFSELLDGDVAVCIGAFPHGDFFEETLRELGEFKEVSLGTESYTSLYVTSRVLCEYERVRAHKVG from the coding sequence GTGGGAAGTGCATTCGTGTTTCTTGAGGCATCGCTCGAACTAATCCCCCAAAAAATTCGGGGTCATCCTGCGGTGAGGGCAGATGCAATAAGAAGGGGGAAGAGACCAGAGAAAATCCTTCTGGACGACTCGAAGCACCATACGGCGATGAAATCCCTGGAATTCAGGGAAAAGAGGGGCAGGCCCGATATAGTCCATCAGTGCCTCCTTCTCCTCCTCGACTCACCTCTGAGGGATTTCGAAGTTTACGTGCACACCCTCAACGGGGAGATAATATGGGTAAATCGCGAAACAAGGCTTCCGAGGAACTACAACCGCTTTGTTGGGCTAATGGAGAAGTTATTTGAGGAGAGAAGGATAACAGCTGGGGATACTACCCTCATCGAGTTCAAAGATGTCGGCCTGAGGGACATCGTCAGAGGGAGGGACGTTCTCCTTTTCAGAGAGAAGGGGGGGCGCTTTGAATTCTCCGAGCTGCTTGACGGTGACGTTGCGGTCTGCATCGGCGCATTTCCGCACGGTGACTTTTTCGAGGAAACCCTTCGGGAGCTTGGGGAGTTTAAGGAGGTAAGTCTTGGTACAGAAAGCTACACAAGCCTTTATGTGACGAGTCGTGTTCTATGCGAATATGAAAGAGTTCGAGCTCATAAAGTTGGTTGA